Proteins encoded within one genomic window of Rhizobium favelukesii:
- a CDS encoding ABC transporter ATP-binding protein, producing MISAVEFQGVSKRFGEIVALGNISFSVNPGETIALLGPSGCGKTTILRLIAGFERPDKGSIMINGKSMAGLKPYERNVGLLFQHYALFPHMTVEQNIGYGLRHRNHAPGEIPGRVAEMLELVRLVGFGQRRPHQLSGGQQQRVALARALATHPSLVLLDEPLSALDAKLRHELRTELKDVLAAVGSTAIVVTHDQEEAMSLGERIFVMNGGAIMQSGRPDDVYWRPDSRFVADFMGRTNWIHGSISAAGGTACKFRSESGWEFPVASTGSLLGAAEVCVRPESVSISSGAPAAGAMPGRVAEVVTLGAFRHVVLDLASGDRIISACPNRPDIAFARGQEISISIPAEACVLFAR from the coding sequence ATGATTTCTGCCGTGGAATTTCAAGGGGTCAGCAAGCGCTTCGGCGAAATTGTCGCCCTCGGTAATATCTCCTTCTCGGTGAACCCAGGTGAAACAATCGCACTGCTTGGACCAAGCGGCTGCGGCAAGACCACCATTCTTCGGCTCATTGCCGGATTCGAGCGGCCGGACAAAGGCTCGATCATGATCAACGGCAAGTCGATGGCCGGATTAAAACCCTATGAGCGCAATGTCGGGCTGCTGTTCCAGCACTACGCTCTTTTCCCGCATATGACCGTCGAACAGAACATCGGCTACGGACTTCGCCATCGCAACCATGCGCCAGGCGAAATACCCGGTCGCGTTGCCGAGATGCTCGAGCTCGTCCGGCTCGTCGGTTTCGGACAGCGGCGGCCGCATCAGTTGAGCGGGGGCCAGCAGCAGCGTGTTGCACTTGCGCGGGCGCTCGCCACCCATCCGAGCCTTGTTCTCCTGGATGAGCCCTTGTCGGCCCTGGACGCCAAACTTCGACATGAGTTGCGCACCGAATTGAAGGATGTGCTCGCCGCCGTCGGCTCGACCGCAATCGTGGTAACCCATGACCAGGAAGAGGCAATGAGCCTGGGAGAGCGCATATTCGTGATGAACGGTGGTGCAATCATGCAGTCGGGCAGGCCGGATGATGTGTATTGGCGTCCAGACTCGCGCTTCGTAGCGGATTTTATGGGTCGGACGAACTGGATTCATGGCTCGATTTCGGCCGCTGGCGGAACGGCCTGCAAATTCCGCTCCGAATCCGGCTGGGAGTTTCCGGTCGCATCCACGGGAAGCCTTTTAGGTGCCGCCGAGGTTTGCGTGAGGCCGGAAAGCGTCTCGATATCATCCGGCGCTCCGGCTGCTGGGGCGATGCCGGGACGCGTTGCTGAGGTCGTGACACTCGGTGCCTTCAGGCATGTCGTTCTGGACCTTGCCAGTGGCGACCGCATCATCTCGGCTTGCCCCAACCGTCCAGATATAGCCTTCGCCCGCGGGCAGGAAATCAGCATTTCCATCCCCGCCGAGGCATGCGTTCTCTTCGCGCGATAA
- a CDS encoding ABC transporter substrate-binding protein encodes MLHELTRRRFLGSAAALGIAGTITGFARSAAAGSGNLTAVEWGGDVVEAMKQIAADQDAATFNWVLHQGGAGAILPKIKAVWPSVDYDYVAGWEGSFNSMVKEDWLETINPADVPNLANIPEKIIIRDGKGDIKAVPRAVGGMYFGARTDTAPIAVKTIDDLLNPDLKGAICWPGPTQSMMLQIVALALHAGGSETNMEPGWKLMRELAKSGNIGRIAVTDIDFTNSLTSGETSVGFFAEPGWAAVAKNFPVTRFTKDSNFKAFLYQSGFGVLKNRPNTKATLDFVNFAISPDMNSLYAKVAGEAPLNGKAVTPDNLKHLSFTSDEFSSFVYVPDYNVVLEQQDAWSRRWEQDIAPLL; translated from the coding sequence ATGTTGCACGAGTTGACACGCCGCCGCTTCCTCGGATCCGCAGCAGCTCTGGGGATTGCCGGCACGATAACCGGGTTTGCGAGATCGGCCGCTGCCGGCAGCGGCAATCTCACCGCTGTGGAATGGGGCGGCGATGTTGTCGAAGCCATGAAGCAGATTGCCGCTGACCAAGATGCCGCGACATTCAACTGGGTTCTCCATCAGGGGGGCGCGGGCGCAATCCTTCCGAAGATCAAGGCCGTCTGGCCGAGTGTCGACTACGACTACGTCGCCGGTTGGGAAGGCTCGTTCAACAGCATGGTGAAGGAGGATTGGCTCGAGACCATCAATCCTGCCGATGTTCCCAACCTTGCGAATATTCCCGAGAAAATCATCATTCGTGATGGCAAGGGTGATATCAAAGCGGTCCCACGCGCAGTTGGCGGCATGTATTTCGGTGCCCGGACCGACACGGCTCCCATCGCTGTGAAGACCATCGATGATCTGCTGAATCCCGATCTGAAGGGAGCGATCTGCTGGCCGGGCCCGACACAGAGCATGATGCTCCAGATCGTCGCGCTCGCCCTTCACGCCGGCGGAAGTGAAACGAATATGGAGCCCGGTTGGAAGCTCATGAGGGAATTGGCGAAATCCGGCAATATCGGGCGCATCGCCGTCACCGATATCGATTTCACCAATTCGCTGACGTCGGGCGAGACCTCCGTCGGCTTCTTCGCCGAGCCCGGCTGGGCGGCCGTGGCGAAGAATTTCCCGGTCACGCGCTTCACCAAGGACAGCAACTTCAAGGCCTTCCTCTACCAGAGCGGTTTCGGCGTACTGAAGAATAGACCGAACACCAAGGCGACGCTCGATTTCGTCAACTTCGCGATCAGCCCGGACATGAACTCGCTCTACGCCAAGGTGGCTGGCGAAGCGCCGTTGAACGGCAAGGCGGTCACGCCCGACAATCTCAAGCATCTGTCCTTCACGTCGGACGAGTTTTCGAGCTTCGTCTATGTGCCGGACTACAATGTCGTTCTTGAACAGCAGGATGCCTGGTCCAGGCGCTGGGAACAGGACATCGCCCCGTTGCTCTAA
- a CDS encoding helix-turn-helix domain-containing protein produces MNALVKLVSEHWTHVAPLLAMPTNEAEYDHLVEQLDEILAEVGDDEDHPLALLASRMGDLIEAYDEQTRPMPHVTGADALRYIMEERSLGQSEVPEVGAQSVVSEILRGKRQINVRQARALSERFLIPATVFLSL; encoded by the coding sequence ATGAACGCACTTGTAAAACTGGTAAGCGAGCACTGGACGCATGTGGCCCCTCTTCTTGCCATGCCGACCAACGAAGCTGAGTATGATCATCTCGTGGAGCAACTTGACGAGATCCTGGCTGAAGTAGGCGACGATGAGGATCATCCTTTGGCGTTGCTTGCATCTCGCATGGGGGACCTTATCGAGGCCTATGACGAGCAAACCCGCCCAATGCCTCACGTAACCGGTGCTGATGCACTCCGTTACATCATGGAAGAGCGGAGTCTTGGCCAGTCCGAGGTGCCAGAAGTAGGCGCTCAGTCCGTCGTGTCTGAGATTCTAAGAGGAAAAAGACAAATCAACGTTCGACAAGCTCGTGCGCTGAGTGAGCGATTTTTGATACCAGCGACAGTATTTCTATCGCTTTGA
- a CDS encoding ABC transporter permease: MTKARRQPVAISIRDPRDAALTLAPALLVFAFGFLLPLITLAIESLKEFTPGRVGSVENAAATVQNCYELANQAFASVLLTTFWIGGTAAIIGQLVAFPLAYFIVRRFSPRMRTLTLGFLITLVLSSVLIKTYAIELTFGSVGIFRPFLLTLGLSPNSREYINIVVIAGLVHAIIPVATLTLIGAMQSIDPRLLDAAQSLGAPGWKAHLSITLPLSLPALISSTLVSLTFAISAFVIPMVLGRGRVLFMSNVIYTRFSDIANYPSGAAISLVMLAAALAVVAVITFAQARKVSR, encoded by the coding sequence ATGACCAAAGCAAGGCGGCAACCCGTTGCCATTTCAATTCGGGATCCCCGAGATGCGGCCCTGACGCTCGCGCCAGCCCTCCTGGTGTTTGCATTCGGTTTTCTGTTACCGTTGATCACTCTGGCAATCGAAAGCTTGAAGGAGTTTACGCCCGGGCGCGTAGGCTCCGTGGAGAATGCCGCGGCAACGGTTCAGAACTGCTACGAGCTTGCAAACCAGGCGTTTGCGAGTGTCCTGCTGACGACCTTCTGGATCGGTGGAACTGCCGCTATCATCGGCCAGCTTGTGGCATTCCCGCTGGCCTACTTCATCGTGCGGCGCTTTTCCCCGCGGATGCGCACGCTCACCCTCGGTTTTTTGATAACGCTTGTGCTATCCAGCGTCCTGATCAAGACTTACGCGATCGAACTGACCTTCGGGTCGGTCGGCATCTTCCGACCCTTCCTCTTGACACTTGGCCTTTCGCCCAACAGCCGCGAATACATTAATATCGTCGTTATTGCGGGTCTGGTTCACGCGATCATACCGGTTGCAACACTGACGCTGATTGGCGCGATGCAATCGATCGATCCGCGTCTGCTCGATGCAGCTCAGTCGCTCGGCGCGCCGGGATGGAAAGCCCATCTGTCGATCACGCTTCCCCTGAGCCTCCCGGCTCTGATCTCAAGCACGCTTGTCTCACTGACTTTCGCGATCAGCGCCTTCGTTATTCCCATGGTGCTCGGGAGGGGCCGGGTGCTTTTCATGTCGAACGTCATTTACACCCGCTTCAGCGATATCGCCAACTATCCGAGCGGCGCGGCGATCTCGCTCGTCATGCTTGCCGCGGCGTTGGCGGTCGTCGCCGTCATTACGTTTGCGCAGGCGCGGAAGGTTTCCCGATGA
- a CDS encoding RidA family protein: MMGQAKVDETLLADAVYLPGQIANLTRGASVTAQTNEILQRINDMLLHEGTDKSEIILANIWLSDLASFEEMNRAWDVWVPDGGTPRRATFEDKNLPPMCAIRIDVAASRKSGALRA; the protein is encoded by the coding sequence ATGATGGGGCAAGCCAAAGTTGACGAAACTCTCCTTGCAGATGCCGTCTATCTGCCCGGCCAGATCGCAAACCTCACGAGGGGAGCGAGCGTGACGGCACAAACCAACGAAATACTGCAGCGCATCAATGATATGCTGCTGCACGAAGGTACCGATAAGTCGGAGATCATTCTCGCCAACATCTGGCTTAGCGACCTTGCCTCATTCGAGGAAATGAACAGAGCCTGGGACGTTTGGGTGCCGGATGGCGGGACGCCACGGCGGGCGACGTTTGAGGACAAGAATCTCCCGCCGATGTGCGCCATCCGTATTGACGTAGCAGCGTCGCGAAAGAGCGGGGCCCTGCGAGCTTGA
- a CDS encoding type II toxin-antitoxin system HigB family toxin: MHVITQIKIWEAKDRWPQAASALDTWYRLINSSEPTDFADMKSLFPAIDKVGQHHVFDIGGNKLRLIAVVHYKFKKVYIQRIMDHAEYDKGKWKG; this comes from the coding sequence ATGCACGTCATTACACAGATAAAGATCTGGGAGGCGAAAGACCGATGGCCCCAAGCAGCCAGTGCCCTAGATACTTGGTATCGACTAATAAATTCCTCGGAGCCGACAGACTTCGCTGACATGAAGTCGCTGTTTCCGGCAATAGATAAGGTCGGCCAGCACCACGTGTTCGACATTGGTGGCAACAAGCTGCGCTTGATCGCGGTGGTGCATTACAAATTTAAGAAGGTCTATATTCAGCGGATTATGGACCATGCGGAATACGACAAAGGAAAATGGAAGGGTTAG
- a CDS encoding IS630 family transposase (programmed frameshift) yields MGKSHSVDLRQRVVSMVASGQSRRAAARHFAISDSSAIKLLQRRERTGLITPARQGRPPGAGKLSAFRDFLVAQVEGKPDITMPELARRLEDEHGLVIPPSSLSRFLITQGYTYKKTIMASERARADIRKDRDVWISKRQPRMRFEPHRLVFLDETSVNTKMVRLRGRSPRGERLITDAPFGHWGTQTFIAGLRCFGLTAPWIIDRPMNREIFDTYIETQLAPTLEPGNVVILDNLRVHKSDKAKACLKEVGAWLLFLPSYSPDLNPIEMAFAKIKAHLRAAAARTFDALSNALGSICNLFNSQECRNYFTAAGYGFD; encoded by the exons ATGGGTAAATCTCATTCTGTTGATCTTCGTCAGCGTGTTGTTTCCATGGTCGCTAGCGGCCAATCACGGCGAGCCGCTGCCCGTCATTTCGCAATCAGCGACAGCAGTGCGATCAAGCTGCTGCAACGCCGGGAGCGGACTGGGCTGATAACCCCCGCGCGTCAAGGAAGGCCACCAGGTGCAGGGAAACTGTCGGCGTTTCGCGATTTCCTGGTCGCACAGGTCGAAGGCAAACCGGATATCACCATGCCAGAGCTTGCCCGTCGCCTTGAGGATGAACATGGATTGGTTATTCCACCATCGTCCCTGTCGCGGTTTTTGATAACGCAGGGATACACATATAAAAAAACA ATAATGGCGTCGGAACGCGCTCGCGCTGATATCCGAAAGGATCGTGATGTCTGGATTTCGAAACGCCAACCCCGGATGCGATTTGAACCGCATCGACTTGTTTTCTTGGACGAAACCTCGGTGAACACAAAGATGGTGAGACTGCGTGGGCGCTCCCCGCGCGGCGAGCGTCTCATCACGGATGCGCCCTTTGGCCACTGGGGGACACAGACATTCATTGCAGGCTTGCGCTGTTTCGGTCTTACTGCGCCCTGGATTATTGACAGGCCGATGAACCGGGAAATCTTCGACACCTACATCGAGACCCAGCTTGCGCCGACACTCGAACCAGGCAATGTCGTCATCCTGGATAATCTTCGCGTTCACAAGAGCGATAAAGCCAAAGCCTGCCTCAAGGAAGTTGGTGCGTGGCTCCTGTTTCTGCCGTCTTATTCGCCAGATTTGAACCCGATCGAAATGGCCTTCGCCAAAATTAAGGCCCATCTCCGAGCCGCCGCCGCTCGCACGTTTGACGCACTCTCAAATGCGCTCGGATCCATCTGCAACCTCTTCAACAGCCAAGAATGTCGAAACTATTTTACAGCCGCAGGCTATGGGTTCGATTAA
- a CDS encoding LysR substrate-binding domain-containing protein, with product MRLLMLDLDSYLLRAFLTVAEIGTVNGAAVTLNRTQAAVSMQIRKLEELVGVTLFSRSSKGLELTSHGQIMLAYAREMVALSDEVEKRLTGKMIEDRIRLGVVEDFAAGHLIDILRDFRAQNPKVEIDIIVEPNRRLAELFEDRKLDLVVCDITCLSRKPTLIWTEYLMWTVRSDFVADAEKPLPIIMFEEECPWTLPTIAALSQRNVKWKTACVASTLVAMATAVRVGIGIAPMMVTTKPEGCRTLDRSADLPGPVRIEIGLYAQSETAEGARYLVDFISRHTAILSS from the coding sequence ATGCGGCTTCTGATGCTTGACCTTGATTCCTATCTGCTTCGTGCGTTTCTGACCGTTGCGGAGATCGGCACCGTCAATGGCGCAGCCGTCACTCTGAATAGAACGCAGGCGGCCGTGAGCATGCAGATCCGCAAGCTGGAGGAGCTTGTCGGCGTTACGCTGTTTTCGCGATCGTCAAAAGGCCTCGAACTCACGAGCCATGGGCAGATCATGCTGGCATATGCCCGCGAAATGGTCGCCCTCAGCGACGAGGTCGAGAAAAGGCTGACCGGCAAGATGATCGAGGACCGCATTCGCCTCGGCGTTGTCGAAGATTTTGCAGCCGGCCACCTGATCGACATTCTTCGGGACTTTAGAGCCCAAAACCCGAAAGTCGAGATCGATATCATTGTTGAGCCGAATCGCCGCCTCGCAGAGCTGTTTGAAGACAGGAAGCTGGATCTGGTTGTTTGCGATATCACCTGCCTCTCGCGAAAACCGACCCTCATCTGGACTGAATATCTGATGTGGACGGTCAGATCTGACTTTGTGGCCGACGCGGAAAAACCGCTTCCCATCATCATGTTCGAGGAGGAGTGTCCCTGGACGCTCCCGACGATTGCAGCTCTGTCCCAGCGGAACGTCAAGTGGAAGACGGCATGCGTCGCATCGACGCTGGTGGCCATGGCGACCGCGGTTCGCGTCGGTATCGGTATCGCGCCAATGATGGTCACGACGAAACCGGAGGGCTGCCGGACGCTTGACAGGTCGGCCGACCTGCCCGGTCCCGTGCGTATCGAGATCGGTCTGTATGCTCAATCCGAGACGGCCGAAGGCGCGCGCTACCTTGTGGACTTCATTTCGCGGCATACCGCCATATTGTCCAGCTAG
- a CDS encoding ABC transporter permease, with translation MSIQSLTARTGNRIAGSLAYGLIGLGLAFLAIPLGITCLMAFDARTYLGPLPPPALSLHWFERLVSQADILASLRTSLILAVLTTVLSVTIGTAAAVGLARGNFLGKAALTSAFLSPLIVPPVVIGFGLLLFLSRAGITYGMARLLLGHVIVTVPYCIRTSLASLLGSDQRLTEAAMVLGATERQAFWTITLPLMRTGVVTGAIFAFAISMDDVSISLFLSDPSATTLPVTLVSNMRAAFDLTIAAAAVVLIAVSAFLIAVLDRLVGFDTVVGQGLFRS, from the coding sequence ATGAGCATACAGTCTCTTACAGCGAGAACCGGGAACCGGATCGCCGGTTCCCTTGCCTACGGCCTCATAGGCCTTGGACTGGCCTTCCTCGCCATCCCGTTGGGGATAACGTGTCTCATGGCTTTCGACGCCAGGACCTATCTCGGTCCATTGCCCCCGCCGGCCTTGTCGCTTCACTGGTTCGAACGGCTCGTCTCCCAGGCGGATATCCTTGCCAGTCTTCGCACCAGCCTCATCTTGGCGGTACTCACGACGGTTCTGTCGGTCACGATTGGAACCGCGGCGGCTGTCGGCCTTGCCCGTGGCAATTTTTTGGGAAAGGCAGCTCTGACTTCGGCCTTTCTCTCGCCGCTCATCGTTCCCCCGGTCGTCATTGGATTCGGTCTGCTGCTTTTCCTTTCCAGGGCCGGTATCACATACGGCATGGCGCGCCTACTCCTCGGCCATGTGATCGTGACGGTGCCCTATTGCATAAGGACCAGTCTCGCCAGCCTTCTCGGCAGCGACCAGCGATTGACGGAAGCCGCAATGGTTCTCGGCGCCACGGAGCGCCAGGCCTTTTGGACCATCACCCTGCCGCTCATGCGGACGGGCGTCGTCACCGGCGCGATCTTCGCCTTCGCGATTTCGATGGATGACGTATCGATCAGTCTCTTTCTGAGCGATCCGTCCGCAACGACCTTGCCGGTTACGCTGGTCAGCAACATGCGTGCGGCTTTCGATCTGACGATCGCTGCGGCGGCCGTGGTCCTGATTGCCGTGAGCGCGTTTCTGATTGCTGTGCTGGACCGCCTTGTCGGCTTCGACACTGTCGTCGGTCAGGGTTTGTTTCGTTCATGA
- a CDS encoding IS91 family transposase, protein MRPAFEVADIFRRHGGCYRRENAGHLSRGERRVMGAIEACRTPRLGGHVDACDECGTTRISYNSCRNRHCPKCQGIARRGWVAARICDLLPVQYFHVVFTLPPGIAEIAFHNKAVVYALLMRIAAQTLQTVAADPKRLGAEIGIIAVLHTWGQAMTHHPHVHCVIPGGGLSPDKSKWIACRPGFFLPVRVLSRVFRRLFLTALADAFAQRKLRFSNALARLADPTAFTSHLAHARRSEWVVYAKPPFGGPDQVLAYLGRYTHRVAIANSRIVGADDEHVDFRWKDYRRQGHDREKIMRLDPLEFIRRFLLHVLPDGFHRMRHFGFLANSHRRQRIALCRDLLGQRSTSAEQPHCLNPNQGYPFTCPECDRPMRRMKANIRPAQARSSSFRCDTS, encoded by the coding sequence TTGCGCCCCGCTTTCGAAGTTGCCGACATCTTTCGGCGACACGGTGGCTGCTACAGGCGAGAGAACGCCGGTCATCTTAGTCGTGGCGAACGACGTGTCATGGGCGCGATCGAAGCTTGCCGCACACCCAGGCTCGGCGGCCATGTCGATGCCTGCGATGAGTGTGGCACGACTCGCATCTCCTATAATTCCTGCCGCAATCGTCACTGCCCGAAGTGCCAGGGCATAGCTCGCAGGGGATGGGTCGCGGCCCGCATCTGCGATCTCTTGCCGGTCCAGTACTTCCATGTGGTCTTCACACTACCGCCTGGCATCGCCGAGATAGCCTTCCACAACAAGGCGGTCGTCTACGCACTGCTGATGCGGATCGCAGCCCAGACGCTGCAGACGGTCGCCGCCGACCCTAAACGGCTGGGTGCCGAGATCGGTATCATCGCCGTGCTTCACACCTGGGGCCAGGCGATGACCCACCATCCCCACGTCCACTGCGTCATACCAGGCGGCGGTCTCTCACCGGATAAGTCAAAGTGGATCGCATGCCGGCCGGGCTTTTTCTTGCCCGTCCGAGTTCTATCGCGTGTCTTCCGGCGGCTCTTTCTGACGGCCCTTGCTGACGCCTTCGCTCAGCGTAAACTTCGCTTCTCCAACGCGCTTGCACGCCTTGCCGACCCCACCGCTTTCACCAGCCATCTCGCGCACGCCCGTCGCAGTGAATGGGTCGTCTACGCCAAGCCGCCGTTTGGCGGACCGGACCAAGTGCTCGCCTATCTCGGCAGATACACCCATCGTGTGGCCATCGCCAACAGTCGTATCGTCGGTGCCGATGACGAGCATGTCGACTTCCGGTGGAAGGACTATCGACGCCAAGGACATGATCGCGAGAAGATCATGCGCCTTGACCCGCTCGAGTTTATCCGGCGCTTCCTTCTCCACGTACTACCCGACGGCTTTCACCGTATGCGTCACTTCGGCTTTCTCGCCAATAGCCATCGCCGGCAACGCATCGCCCTCTGTCGGGACCTGCTGGGCCAGCGGTCGACGTCGGCCGAGCAACCGCATTGCCTCAACCCAAATCAAGGCTACCCCTTCACATGCCCCGAATGTGACCGGCCGATGCGTCGGATGAAGGCCAACATCCGACCCGCTCAAGCACGGTCATCTTCATTCCGATGTGACACATCATGA
- a CDS encoding eCIS core domain-containing protein, with translation MQVARSTTAIVSQSTLSAIFRLALILLGTLIPASLAHPCAGISDVAFTAKHGGPERGDILEKTGNSLQDSSNAVTSALQSVVTALNEIQASVVTGPLLERALVKSRNDAISGSMPIPPYIREQLTGYATEDSMNRVRYKIGNDDSLDLAQLLEKGGFADAVTLIDVVIFREPSAAANVSAWAHELTHVDQFRDWGVHNFAVRYARNWRGVESPAYAKGDGFCNWRQSQNVGNIRQALSQRPATPMECNSGSNDE, from the coding sequence ATGCAAGTTGCCCGATCCACCACCGCGATAGTTTCCCAAAGCACCCTTTCAGCCATTTTCCGTCTCGCCCTGATCTTGCTCGGGACGTTGATACCGGCTTCGCTGGCCCACCCCTGCGCAGGCATTTCCGATGTGGCCTTCACCGCAAAACATGGCGGTCCGGAACGTGGTGATATTCTGGAGAAGACAGGCAACAGCCTTCAAGACTCATCGAATGCTGTCACGAGTGCCCTTCAGAGCGTCGTTACTGCGCTCAATGAGATTCAAGCCAGTGTCGTAACTGGGCCATTGCTGGAAAGAGCTCTTGTTAAGAGCCGCAATGACGCGATTAGCGGATCAATGCCGATCCCTCCGTATATTCGAGAGCAATTGACCGGCTACGCGACCGAAGACTCGATGAACCGTGTGCGGTACAAGATCGGCAACGACGACTCTCTAGACCTTGCTCAGCTGCTAGAGAAGGGAGGCTTTGCAGACGCCGTCACCCTGATCGACGTGGTGATATTTCGCGAACCCAGCGCGGCCGCGAACGTCTCCGCGTGGGCGCATGAACTGACACATGTCGACCAGTTTCGAGACTGGGGCGTACACAACTTTGCAGTTCGATACGCACGGAACTGGCGAGGCGTCGAAAGTCCGGCCTATGCCAAAGGCGACGGCTTTTGCAATTGGCGACAATCCCAAAACGTCGGAAATATACGACAGGCCCTATCGCAACGCCCTGCCACTCCAATGGAATGCAACTCAGGCTCCAACGACGAGTGA
- a CDS encoding tyrosine-type recombinase/integrase, translating into MAEISPLRRRMIEDMTVRNLSPATQRSYINAVQKFSRHFGHSPDRLDLEDVRAFQVYLVSGGISWAALNQIVCALRFFYGVTLGQNEIPERIPYARAPRKLPIVLSTDEVVQFLEAVSSLKARVALTCAYGAGLRVSEVCGLSIGDIDSSRMVIHIRHGKGGKARYVMLSPELLGILRSYWRLTRPKTLLFPGRNPDKPIEPTVLHAACRSAVAATGLAKRVTIHTLRHSFATHLLENGTDIRIIQVLLGHAHLSSTAHYTRVSTDTIRSTASPLDRLRLEVTPPVS; encoded by the coding sequence ATGGCCGAGATAAGCCCTCTTCGCCGCCGGATGATCGAGGACATGACGGTCCGCAATCTGTCTCCGGCCACCCAACGATCCTATATCAATGCCGTCCAGAAGTTCAGCCGCCATTTCGGCCACTCGCCGGATCGGCTTGATCTTGAAGATGTCCGCGCGTTCCAAGTCTACCTTGTCTCAGGTGGAATATCCTGGGCGGCATTGAACCAGATCGTCTGCGCGCTGCGGTTTTTTTATGGGGTCACGCTCGGTCAGAATGAGATCCCGGAGCGCATCCCCTATGCCCGCGCACCGCGGAAGCTACCCATCGTTCTGTCGACGGACGAGGTAGTCCAATTCCTGGAAGCTGTCTCCAGCCTGAAGGCGCGTGTGGCACTAACCTGCGCCTATGGAGCCGGTCTCAGGGTCTCGGAAGTCTGCGGACTAAGCATCGGTGATATCGACAGCTCGCGCATGGTGATTCATATCCGCCATGGCAAGGGCGGCAAAGCCCGCTACGTCATGCTGTCGCCGGAACTGCTCGGCATCCTACGCAGCTATTGGCGCTTGACGAGGCCCAAGACGCTGCTCTTTCCCGGACGCAATCCTGACAAGCCGATCGAGCCGACGGTGTTGCATGCCGCTTGTCGTTCGGCGGTTGCAGCAACGGGACTGGCCAAGCGGGTCACCATCCATACATTGCGGCACAGTTTTGCCACCCACTTGCTGGAGAACGGCACCGATATTCGTATTATCCAAGTACTGCTCGGTCATGCACACCTGTCGAGCACGGCACATTACACGCGGGTTTCCACCGACACGATCCGCTCCACGGCAAGCCCGCTCGACCGATTGCGACTGGAGGTGACGCCGCCGGTATCATAA